The following are from one region of the Aquirufa lenticrescens genome:
- a CDS encoding M28 family peptidase, whose protein sequence is MKKTNIYVLGLLLAAKFIPMSAIAQGDPVPYALSIRADDLKKHLTFIASDSLKGRNTGSPEQKVAANYIADSFKKSGIAPVNGSYFQKVDLVNRAWSNVFISSKGKKYEYLGEMMANALAPVAANSKFPVVFAGFGVQQGGYTDFDKLNAKGKYVLAFEGEAKDAAGLYVLSGSKDPSVFGKGDGWKEKLKRAQAAGAKGLILIADRDTKAFGNQVRQRQVMMKRFGNERMAFADAASAANEAPVLLISSEAAAEILGTTEAELLAYKASLATAKKSVASKFKAAPIEVTIERTEKPVDTYNVVGYLEGTDKKEELVVLTAHYDHIGVSADGQINNGANDDGSGTVTVMELAEAFGKAAAEGKRPRRSILFMTVTGEEKGLLGSEWYANHPLFPLKNTVVDLNTDMTGRYDDEHKGKPDYIYEIGSDKLSSQLREVLVEQNKKHVGLELDFRFNDPNDPNRFYYRSDHYNFAKHGIPVAFFFNGVHDDYHMPGDEVDKIEFDQIQKVGRLVFYMAWEIANREQRLVVDSNKP, encoded by the coding sequence ATGAAAAAAACTAACATCTACGTTTTAGGGCTACTTTTAGCTGCTAAATTTATCCCGATGAGCGCTATTGCTCAGGGAGATCCAGTTCCTTACGCGTTGTCTATTCGCGCGGATGATCTGAAAAAACACTTGACTTTTATCGCTTCAGATAGCTTGAAAGGTCGTAATACAGGTTCGCCAGAACAGAAAGTGGCTGCGAACTACATTGCAGACTCATTTAAGAAATCCGGTATTGCGCCAGTGAATGGGTCTTATTTCCAAAAAGTGGACTTAGTGAACCGCGCTTGGTCGAACGTTTTTATTTCTTCCAAAGGAAAGAAATACGAATACCTAGGCGAAATGATGGCGAATGCCTTAGCGCCAGTTGCGGCTAATTCAAAATTCCCAGTCGTATTTGCTGGCTTTGGAGTACAACAAGGTGGCTACACGGATTTTGACAAATTAAATGCTAAAGGCAAATACGTATTAGCTTTCGAAGGCGAAGCGAAAGACGCAGCGGGTCTTTATGTACTTTCTGGTTCAAAAGATCCATCTGTTTTCGGAAAAGGCGATGGCTGGAAAGAAAAATTAAAGCGTGCACAAGCGGCTGGAGCGAAAGGTTTGATCTTGATCGCGGATCGCGATACGAAAGCTTTTGGCAATCAAGTACGTCAACGTCAAGTGATGATGAAGCGTTTCGGTAACGAGCGTATGGCCTTCGCTGATGCAGCCTCTGCAGCAAACGAAGCTCCGGTATTATTAATTTCTTCTGAAGCGGCTGCTGAAATCTTAGGCACAACGGAAGCTGAATTATTAGCGTACAAGGCTTCTTTAGCAACAGCAAAAAAATCTGTTGCCTCTAAATTCAAAGCGGCTCCTATCGAAGTAACCATCGAAAGAACAGAGAAGCCAGTTGATACTTATAATGTCGTAGGTTATTTAGAAGGAACAGACAAGAAAGAAGAATTGGTTGTTTTAACAGCTCACTACGATCACATCGGTGTTTCTGCCGATGGCCAAATCAACAATGGCGCAAACGACGATGGTTCTGGTACCGTGACGGTGATGGAATTAGCAGAGGCTTTTGGTAAAGCAGCAGCAGAAGGAAAACGTCCACGTCGTAGTATCTTGTTTATGACGGTGACAGGTGAGGAAAAAGGTCTTTTGGGTTCTGAGTGGTATGCAAATCACCCTTTATTCCCATTAAAGAACACAGTTGTAGATTTAAACACAGATATGACTGGTCGTTATGATGACGAGCATAAAGGTAAGCCTGATTATATCTACGAGATTGGTTCTGATAAATTATCGTCTCAATTACGCGAGGTGTTAGTAGAGCAAAACAAGAAGCACGTAGGTTTAGAATTAGACTTCCGTTTTAATGACCCGAACGATCCGAACCGTTTCTACTATCGTTCTGATCACTATAACTTCGCTAAGCATGGTATTCCAGTGGCTTTCTTCTTCAATGGAGTTCACGACGATTACCACATGCCAGGTGATGAGGTAGACAAAATTGAATTTGACCAAATCCAAAAAGTAGGCCGTTTAGTGTTCTACATGGCTTGGGAAATTGCGAATAGAGAGCAGCGATTGGTGGTGGATTCTAATAAGCCATAG
- the gloA2 gene encoding SMU1112c/YaeR family gloxylase I-like metalloprotein: protein MSSLGLHSVHHIAIICSDYARSKAFYTRDLGLEIIREVYRAERDSYKLDLALNDHYVIELFSFPNPPARPSRPESCGLRHLAFQVNNLDLTVQELTKKGITSEPIRIDEFTGKRFTFIADPDDLPLEFYEI from the coding sequence ATGAGCTCATTAGGATTACATAGCGTCCACCACATTGCCATCATCTGCTCGGATTATGCGCGTTCTAAGGCCTTTTACACGAGGGATTTAGGACTTGAAATCATCCGAGAAGTGTACCGTGCGGAGCGCGATTCGTATAAATTGGATTTAGCACTGAACGATCACTATGTGATTGAATTGTTCTCTTTCCCTAACCCGCCAGCTCGCCCATCGAGGCCGGAAAGTTGTGGTTTGCGGCATTTGGCATTTCAAGTAAATAACCTGGACTTGACGGTGCAGGAATTAACCAAAAAAGGCATCACATCGGAGCCCATTCGCATCGATGAGTTCACTGGGAAGCGATTTACCTTTATCGCGGACCCGGATGATTTGCCTCTTGAATTTTATGAAATATGA
- a CDS encoding DUF4954 family protein has protein sequence MNRIDKKPLSKLGFDFVTPAFLEEGQSEFDHRNSNIDLGAYRPLAPREISILEANLNEAENWKDVWVKEGFNPYLVKNCRFFGINRIGILESCYLEFKNLRMPVGLYNSTLISCDFGDNVAIDRVNLLSHYQIGNEVMILQVNELATTATAKFGNGIVKKGEEERIRIWMELGNENGGRKVIPFVGMKPADAFLWTQDRDDTLLQAKYKEMTIQEFSSKRGFYGQIGDRTVIKNTGIIKDVNMGTDTYIKGANKLKNLTIISNAEASTQIGEGCEIVNGIIHEGCRIFYGVKAVRFILAAHSQLKYGARLINSFLGSNSTISCCEVLNALIFPAHEQHHNNSFLCAAIVKGQSNMAAGATLGSNHNSRGADGELQAGRGFWPGLSVALKHNSKFASFNLISKGNYPGEIHNPLPFSLIGNDDSEGGLLIIAGYWFQYNMYALARNAWKFAARDQRTDKDMLLEFDFLAPDTVSEILQGINLLEKWVSDSLGGGDGKAWLNDPANASNPLAIYATGIENTKRRTRIAKAHKAYQIFHDLLYYHAAKEWLATSERHPTDSPSALLQATLKNATAIQVWENLGGQLIPSGVIHEMKENVKSGKITRWKQVHEFYEKQAALYPEQKFENALNGLLQINPNAMSDIPAWIDRAIATADFLTAGIERSRSKDYEDPFRLAMFGNAAELDAVIGDVKENEFIQEAKAKQVVFREKLKKLDKRV, from the coding sequence ATGAATAGAATTGATAAAAAACCACTTTCAAAACTAGGATTCGATTTCGTAACACCCGCTTTCTTAGAAGAGGGCCAAAGCGAATTCGACCACCGCAACTCCAACATCGACTTAGGGGCTTATCGTCCTTTAGCACCGCGTGAAATCAGTATTCTGGAAGCGAACCTGAACGAGGCAGAGAACTGGAAAGATGTGTGGGTGAAAGAGGGATTTAATCCGTACTTGGTGAAGAATTGCCGCTTTTTTGGAATAAACCGCATCGGTATTTTAGAAAGTTGCTACTTAGAATTCAAAAACCTGCGTATGCCGGTGGGGCTTTATAATAGCACTTTGATTTCCTGTGATTTTGGCGATAACGTAGCCATTGATCGCGTGAACTTATTGTCTCATTACCAAATCGGAAACGAAGTAATGATCCTCCAAGTGAACGAATTAGCTACGACGGCGACGGCGAAATTTGGTAATGGTATTGTAAAGAAAGGCGAAGAAGAGCGCATCCGAATTTGGATGGAATTAGGCAACGAAAATGGCGGCCGCAAGGTCATTCCATTCGTGGGAATGAAACCGGCCGATGCATTCTTATGGACCCAAGACCGTGATGACACTTTATTACAAGCGAAGTACAAAGAAATGACCATCCAAGAGTTCTCGTCTAAACGCGGATTCTATGGCCAAATCGGCGACCGCACCGTCATCAAAAATACGGGCATCATTAAAGACGTCAACATGGGTACCGATACCTATATCAAAGGCGCGAATAAATTAAAGAACTTAACGATCATCTCGAACGCCGAGGCCTCCACCCAAATAGGCGAAGGCTGCGAAATCGTGAACGGTATCATCCACGAAGGCTGCCGCATTTTCTACGGCGTAAAAGCGGTTCGTTTTATTTTAGCGGCACACTCGCAACTGAAATATGGCGCGCGTTTGATCAACTCCTTCTTAGGAAGTAACTCGACTATCTCTTGTTGTGAAGTTTTAAATGCCCTCATTTTCCCGGCCCACGAACAACACCACAATAACTCGTTCTTGTGCGCAGCGATCGTCAAAGGCCAAAGCAATATGGCCGCTGGCGCTACTCTCGGCTCGAACCACAATTCGCGTGGAGCGGATGGGGAATTGCAGGCGGGACGTGGGTTTTGGCCTGGCTTATCCGTGGCCCTAAAACACAACTCAAAGTTCGCCTCATTTAACCTGATTTCGAAAGGAAATTATCCCGGCGAAATCCACAATCCACTCCCCTTCTCCTTAATCGGAAACGATGACTCGGAAGGCGGATTATTGATCATCGCCGGCTACTGGTTCCAATACAATATGTATGCCCTAGCCCGTAATGCCTGGAAATTCGCAGCCAGAGATCAAAGAACAGACAAAGACATGTTACTCGAGTTTGATTTCTTGGCACCTGACACGGTTTCGGAAATCTTGCAAGGAATCAACTTATTAGAGAAATGGGTTTCTGACTCGCTAGGCGGTGGAGACGGCAAAGCCTGGTTAAACGACCCAGCGAATGCTTCGAATCCATTAGCCATATATGCAACCGGTATCGAAAATACGAAACGCAGAACGCGCATCGCGAAGGCCCATAAAGCCTACCAAATCTTCCACGATCTATTGTATTACCATGCGGCCAAAGAATGGTTAGCCACTTCCGAGCGTCACCCTACAGATTCTCCATCGGCGCTTTTGCAAGCAACATTAAAGAACGCAACAGCGATCCAAGTTTGGGAAAACCTTGGTGGACAATTAATTCCATCAGGCGTCATCCACGAGATGAAAGAAAACGTCAAATCAGGTAAAATTACCCGTTGGAAACAAGTGCACGAATTCTACGAAAAACAAGCGGCTCTATACCCAGAGCAGAAATTCGAAAATGCCTTAAACGGCCTATTACAAATCAATCCAAATGCTATGTCAGACATCCCGGCTTGGATTGATCGCGCCATCGCCACAGCCGATTTCTTAACGGCAGGTATCGAACGATCACGTTCAAAAGATTACGAGGATCCGTTCCGCTTAGCAATGTTCGGAAACGCAGCAGAACTGGATGCGGTGATCGGTGATGTGAAGGAGAATGAGTTTATTCAGGAGGCAAAGGCGAAGCAGGTGGTGTTTAGAGAGAAGCTTAAAAAGTTAGATAAGAGAGTATAG
- a CDS encoding 3-hydroxyacyl-CoA dehydrogenase/enoyl-CoA hydratase family protein yields MNRAIKKVAILGSGIMGSRIACHFANIGVQVLLLDIAPQTLSPEEEAKGLRLEHPSVRNRIVNAAFQQTIKAKPASLYAAGFANNIKLGNFEDNLSEISSADWIMEVVVENLAIKQSLYEKVEKFRTAGTLVTSNTSGIPIHLMSEGRSEDFQKHFCGTHFFNPPRYLRLFEVIPGPKTDAAIIEFLLSYGETQLGKTAVLCKDTPAFIANRIGVYSMMQTMKVVEELGLTVEQVDKLTSKVVGRPKSGTFRLSDVVGLDTTVHVANNLKAALVNDESKEIFNLPVMLQRLMENKWLGDKTGQGFYKKTKDEKGKTVILSLDLKTFEYRAAERVNFETLDRSKAIDNLADRFALLLAGKDLAGEFYRKTILDGFRYASNRIPEIADDLVKIDQAICAGFGWEMGIFETWDAIGVVNGIELMKAEGLAPAAWVTEMVAAGHTSFYKVEGGKRLFYDIATKKYQAIAGAEKQINLQILKPTKTVSSNDDMHIVDLGDGILGLEFHSKMNTMGQGVLEGIQEAIATAEKDFQGLVIGNESNEAFSAGANLGMLFMFAMEQKFDDINNMIATFQETMMRVRYSGIPVVVAPHTLALGGGCEINLHADKIVAHAELYMGLVEVGVGLIPAGGGTKEMALRMGDARRAGDVELNRLQEAFMNIATARVSTSAHEAREMNYLRAQDRIVLNRNQVISEAKREALALADAGYVQKARRNDVWVEGKQGLALFKAGIQGMLMGRYISEHDALIANKLAYAICGGDLDAPQVVSETYLLDLEREAFLSLCGEKKTMDRIQSLLGGGKPLRN; encoded by the coding sequence ATGAATCGTGCCATTAAAAAAGTAGCCATTTTAGGCTCAGGAATTATGGGCTCTAGAATAGCCTGTCATTTCGCAAATATTGGGGTTCAGGTCCTTTTATTGGACATTGCACCACAGACTTTGAGCCCAGAGGAAGAGGCCAAAGGTCTTCGTTTAGAACACCCTTCGGTACGCAACCGAATCGTTAACGCAGCATTTCAACAAACTATAAAAGCAAAGCCTGCATCGCTCTATGCGGCGGGCTTTGCGAATAACATCAAGCTAGGCAACTTCGAAGACAATCTTTCGGAAATCAGTTCAGCCGACTGGATCATGGAGGTAGTCGTAGAAAACTTAGCTATCAAACAATCGCTCTACGAAAAGGTAGAGAAGTTCCGCACAGCGGGCACCTTAGTAACCTCGAATACATCGGGTATTCCGATTCATTTGATGTCAGAAGGTAGAAGTGAAGATTTCCAAAAACATTTCTGCGGAACCCACTTCTTCAACCCTCCCCGCTACCTCCGTTTATTCGAAGTGATTCCAGGTCCTAAAACGGATGCTGCTATCATCGAATTCCTATTAAGCTACGGCGAAACCCAATTAGGTAAAACGGCCGTCTTATGTAAGGACACGCCAGCCTTCATCGCGAACCGCATTGGCGTTTATTCGATGATGCAGACGATGAAAGTGGTGGAGGAATTAGGCTTAACGGTAGAGCAAGTCGATAAATTAACTTCTAAAGTCGTAGGTCGCCCTAAATCAGGTACGTTCCGTCTTTCTGATGTAGTCGGTTTAGACACCACCGTTCACGTGGCGAACAATTTGAAAGCCGCACTCGTAAACGACGAAAGCAAAGAGATTTTCAACCTTCCGGTGATGTTACAGCGTTTGATGGAAAACAAATGGCTGGGCGACAAAACGGGTCAAGGATTTTATAAGAAGACCAAAGACGAAAAAGGCAAAACGGTCATCCTGAGCCTGGATCTTAAAACGTTTGAGTACCGCGCAGCGGAACGCGTGAATTTCGAAACCTTAGATCGCTCGAAAGCGATCGATAACCTAGCTGATCGCTTCGCACTTTTATTAGCGGGAAAAGATTTAGCCGGCGAATTCTACCGCAAAACCATCTTAGATGGTTTCCGTTATGCGTCGAATCGCATTCCGGAGATCGCAGATGATCTAGTCAAAATTGACCAAGCGATTTGCGCTGGTTTTGGCTGGGAAATGGGAATTTTCGAAACCTGGGACGCTATCGGTGTCGTGAATGGTATCGAATTAATGAAAGCCGAGGGTCTTGCACCGGCAGCTTGGGTAACGGAAATGGTTGCAGCAGGACACACCTCATTCTACAAAGTAGAAGGTGGTAAGCGTTTATTCTACGATATTGCGACTAAGAAATACCAAGCAATTGCAGGAGCAGAAAAGCAAATCAATTTGCAGATCTTAAAGCCTACCAAAACCGTTTCTTCAAATGACGATATGCACATCGTGGATTTAGGCGATGGCATTTTAGGCTTAGAATTCCACTCGAAAATGAACACGATGGGCCAAGGAGTGCTGGAAGGCATTCAAGAGGCTATCGCGACGGCGGAAAAAGATTTCCAAGGTTTGGTGATCGGAAACGAGTCAAACGAGGCATTCTCTGCAGGTGCGAATCTAGGGATGTTGTTCATGTTCGCAATGGAACAGAAATTCGACGACATTAATAATATGATCGCGACATTCCAAGAAACGATGATGCGCGTACGCTACTCGGGCATTCCGGTAGTCGTTGCACCACATACGTTAGCCTTGGGTGGTGGTTGCGAAATCAACTTACACGCGGATAAGATTGTCGCTCATGCGGAATTATATATGGGTCTAGTCGAAGTGGGAGTCGGTTTGATTCCTGCGGGTGGTGGAACGAAAGAGATGGCGTTGCGGATGGGCGATGCCCGTCGCGCAGGCGATGTGGAGTTGAACCGTTTGCAAGAGGCCTTTATGAATATCGCAACGGCGCGCGTGAGTACTTCGGCGCACGAGGCGAGAGAGATGAATTATTTACGCGCTCAGGATCGCATCGTGTTGAATCGCAACCAGGTAATATCGGAGGCGAAAAGAGAGGCTTTGGCCTTAGCAGACGCAGGATATGTCCAAAAAGCGAGACGCAACGATGTCTGGGTGGAGGGAAAACAAGGTTTGGCCCTATTCAAAGCAGGCATCCAAGGCATGTTAATGGGGCGTTACATCTCAGAACACGACGCCTTAATTGCGAATAAATTAGCCTATGCGATCTGCGGTGGCGATTTAGACGCTCCGCAAGTCGTGAGCGAAACGTATTTACTCGACCTAGAAAGAGAGGCTTTCCTTTCATTATGTGGTGAGAAAAAGACCATGGACAGAATCCAAAGTTTATTAGGTGGCGGTAAACCACTCAGAAATTAA
- a CDS encoding glycoside hydrolase family 130 protein: MKRILSWVLLCLSLTSNAQNWQLNGFKKADAENPILSPSLEARFLDPITGKKVGWENKNVLNPTALVRDGLVHLFYRAQDSVGTSRIGLATSADGIHFKKNPEPILFPSNDAFRSFEWPGGIEDPRIVETEDGGYFLTYTSYDGKYARLCGAFSKDLQTWEKIGPLFTSEKYLNTWSKSGALVSVQNGTKIVAKKIDGLYYMYFGDTDLFLATSKDLRHWDILENAETNVRLSVLKPRAGYFDSRLVEPGPYALLRKEGIVLIYNSSNAANYNESRFPKFTYAAGQVLFDALKPYKVIARTNEPFIWPNQPYEKVGEVNEVCFVEGLVPFKGKWFLYYGTADSKIAVSIKK, translated from the coding sequence ATGAAACGAATCTTAAGTTGGGTGCTTTTATGTTTGTCATTAACAAGCAACGCACAAAACTGGCAGCTGAATGGCTTTAAAAAGGCTGACGCAGAAAATCCGATTCTTTCTCCTTCCCTTGAGGCGCGTTTCCTCGATCCCATCACCGGAAAAAAAGTAGGTTGGGAAAACAAAAATGTCTTAAATCCCACGGCCCTCGTTCGAGATGGCCTCGTTCACTTATTTTACCGCGCACAAGATTCTGTAGGTACTTCCCGCATCGGTTTAGCCACCAGCGCAGATGGTATTCATTTCAAAAAGAATCCTGAACCTATCTTATTTCCATCTAATGATGCCTTCCGTAGTTTTGAATGGCCAGGCGGAATCGAGGACCCTCGAATCGTAGAAACAGAAGACGGAGGGTATTTTTTGACCTACACTTCTTATGACGGCAAATACGCACGACTTTGCGGCGCGTTTTCAAAAGATTTACAAACTTGGGAGAAAATAGGACCTCTTTTTACGTCTGAAAAATACCTAAACACTTGGTCTAAATCAGGAGCTCTTGTTTCGGTTCAAAACGGTACAAAAATCGTAGCCAAAAAGATCGATGGACTCTATTACATGTATTTTGGGGACACCGATTTATTCCTAGCGACTTCGAAAGACTTACGTCATTGGGACATCCTAGAAAATGCAGAAACGAATGTTCGTTTATCCGTATTAAAACCGCGCGCGGGTTATTTTGACAGCCGTTTAGTAGAGCCAGGGCCGTATGCGCTGCTTCGGAAAGAAGGAATTGTATTAATCTACAATAGCTCAAACGCAGCGAATTATAACGAGTCGCGTTTTCCTAAATTTACCTATGCAGCCGGACAAGTCTTGTTCGATGCACTGAAACCATACAAGGTGATTGCGAGAACGAATGAACCCTTTATTTGGCCAAACCAGCCTTATGAAAAAGTGGGTGAGGTAAACGAAGTATGTTTCGTAGAAGGCCTAGTGCCATTTAAAGGAAAATGGTTCCTGTATTATGGAACCGCAGACTCTAAAATCGCTGTTTCTATCAAAAAATGA
- the gcvP gene encoding aminomethyl-transferring glycine dehydrogenase — MTPNYTYQEDFSLRHNNAEAADIAAMLKTIGVDSLETLIQQTVPEKIRLAQGLRLPEPKSEFAFLRDFKAVMGQNQIFKSHIGLGYSDTIVPTVILRNILENPSWYTAYTPYQAEIAQGRLEMLLNYQTMIIDLTGMELANASLLDEGTAAAEAMTMLYGQRPAERNNAEAYFVSELCLPQTIDLLKTRAEPIGIEIVVGDHRTFDVTDARFYGMMLQYPASNGEVFDYCALIAAAKENGLQVVVAADLLALTLLTPPGEMGADAVVGVSQRFGVPMGFGGPHAGFFATKEKYKRNIPGRIIGVSVDAEGNRALRMALQTREQHIRREKATSNICTAQVLLSIMAASYAIYHGPTGLKKIAEKVYGLTELLAVNLRKLGFTLENTTHFDTLTIQTGAQTADLRALAEKAERNLRYTATTTSISLDETTQEADVIEIISFFETLKGAKTAEKNVTWAIPAALTRTSTFLTHSVFNKYHSEHGMLRYLKSLESKDLSMVHSMISLGSCTMKLNATTEMIPVTWPELGKIHPFAPASQTKGYQQLVADLNEWLCEITGFAKMSMQPNSGAQGEYAGLMTIRAYHASRGDHHRNIAIIPSSAHGTNPASAVMAGMKVIVSPCDANGNIDVADLKAKALEHKDNLSCLMVTYPSTHGVFEETIQEICEIIHENGGQVYMDGANMNAQVGLTSPARIGADVCHLNLHKTFCIPHGGGGPGMGPIGVAPQLVPFLPGHVHDGTSGAVSAAPVGSASILAISYAYIAMMGGKGLTTATETAILNANYIKARLEKEFPILYTGSQGRCAHEMIVDCRPFKLSAGVEAEDIAKRLMDYGFHAPTLSFPVAGTLMIEPTESENKDELDRFCDALLSIRAEIREIEEGKADKANNVLKHAPHTQSAVLLGDWDRPYSREKAVFPLAYVKANKFWPTVSRIDSAYGDRNLVCACEPMESYM, encoded by the coding sequence ATGACCCCAAATTACACTTATCAGGAAGACTTTTCTTTACGTCATAACAATGCAGAAGCAGCTGATATCGCCGCTATGCTAAAAACCATTGGCGTAGACAGCTTGGAGACACTTATTCAACAAACTGTTCCTGAAAAAATTCGCTTAGCTCAAGGGCTTCGCTTGCCAGAACCGAAATCAGAGTTCGCGTTCTTGCGTGATTTTAAAGCAGTAATGGGCCAAAACCAGATCTTCAAATCACACATCGGTTTAGGATACTCGGACACAATTGTGCCGACGGTCATTTTGAGAAACATTTTAGAAAATCCTTCTTGGTACACGGCTTACACGCCTTACCAAGCGGAAATCGCACAAGGTCGTTTGGAAATGTTATTGAACTACCAAACGATGATTATCGACCTTACTGGCATGGAATTAGCGAATGCGTCCCTTTTAGATGAAGGAACAGCAGCAGCGGAAGCCATGACGATGTTATATGGCCAAAGACCAGCAGAACGCAACAACGCAGAAGCCTATTTTGTGTCTGAATTATGTCTACCACAAACCATCGACTTATTAAAAACACGTGCTGAACCTATTGGTATCGAAATCGTCGTGGGCGATCACCGCACTTTCGATGTAACGGACGCGCGTTTCTACGGAATGATGTTACAATACCCTGCTTCTAACGGCGAGGTATTTGATTATTGTGCTTTAATCGCTGCAGCGAAAGAAAACGGCTTACAAGTCGTAGTCGCAGCAGATTTATTAGCCTTGACTTTATTAACGCCTCCAGGTGAAATGGGAGCAGATGCAGTAGTGGGTGTTTCCCAACGCTTTGGGGTACCGATGGGCTTTGGAGGACCGCACGCCGGCTTCTTCGCAACGAAAGAAAAATACAAGCGTAACATTCCGGGACGTATCATCGGTGTTTCGGTGGATGCAGAAGGGAATCGTGCTTTACGTATGGCGCTTCAAACACGTGAGCAACACATACGCCGCGAAAAAGCAACGTCTAATATCTGTACAGCGCAAGTATTATTATCCATCATGGCAGCTTCTTACGCGATCTACCACGGCCCAACTGGCTTGAAGAAAATCGCCGAAAAAGTATACGGCTTGACGGAATTACTAGCAGTTAACTTACGTAAACTAGGGTTTACCTTAGAAAATACGACCCACTTCGATACGCTTACGATTCAGACGGGAGCGCAGACGGCGGACTTGCGGGCTTTGGCAGAAAAAGCAGAGCGCAACTTACGTTATACGGCGACTACGACGAGCATCTCTCTAGATGAAACAACGCAGGAAGCAGACGTAATCGAGATCATCTCGTTCTTCGAGACATTGAAAGGCGCGAAAACAGCAGAGAAAAACGTTACTTGGGCAATACCAGCAGCGTTAACGCGTACATCAACATTCTTAACGCACAGCGTATTCAATAAATACCATTCCGAGCACGGAATGTTGCGTTATTTAAAATCATTGGAATCAAAAGATTTATCGATGGTTCATTCGATGATCTCTTTGGGTTCTTGTACGATGAAATTGAATGCGACGACGGAAATGATTCCGGTGACTTGGCCAGAATTAGGCAAGATTCACCCATTTGCGCCAGCTTCTCAGACGAAAGGCTACCAGCAATTAGTTGCTGATTTAAATGAGTGGTTATGTGAGATCACTGGTTTCGCTAAAATGTCGATGCAACCGAACTCGGGAGCCCAAGGCGAATACGCTGGTTTGATGACCATTCGTGCGTACCACGCATCTCGCGGCGATCACCACCGTAACATTGCGATCATCCCATCTTCTGCTCACGGAACGAATCCTGCTTCTGCCGTGATGGCCGGAATGAAAGTAATCGTTTCCCCTTGCGATGCGAACGGAAATATTGACGTGGCTGATTTGAAGGCCAAAGCTTTGGAACACAAAGACAACCTCTCTTGCTTAATGGTTACCTACCCAAGTACCCACGGGGTATTCGAAGAAACCATCCAAGAGATTTGCGAAATCATCCACGAAAATGGCGGCCAAGTGTACATGGACGGCGCGAACATGAATGCTCAGGTCGGATTAACCTCCCCTGCGCGCATCGGAGCGGACGTTTGTCACTTGAACTTGCACAAAACTTTCTGTATCCCTCACGGAGGTGGTGGCCCAGGCATGGGACCTATCGGCGTAGCGCCACAGTTAGTTCCTTTCTTACCAGGTCACGTTCATGACGGAACTTCGGGTGCGGTTTCTGCGGCTCCAGTAGGATCTGCGAGTATTTTGGCGATCTCTTACGCTTACATTGCGATGATGGGTGGTAAAGGATTGACTACGGCGACAGAAACGGCAATCTTAAATGCGAACTACATCAAGGCGCGTTTGGAAAAAGAATTCCCTATCCTATATACCGGTTCACAAGGACGTTGCGCACACGAGATGATCGTGGATTGCCGTCCGTTCAAATTATCCGCTGGCGTAGAGGCAGAAGATATCGCGAAACGTTTAATGGATTACGGTTTCCACGCTCCTACCCTTTCATTCCCGGTAGCTGGAACCTTAATGATCGAGCCTACGGAGTCTGAGAATAAAGACGAGTTAGATCGTTTCTGCGATGCGCTTTTGAGCATTCGTGCTGAGATTCGCGAGATCGAAGAAGGCAAAGCGGACAAAGCAAACAACGTGTTAAAGCACGCGCCTCATACACAATCGGCTGTTTTACTAGGCGATTGGGATCGTCCTTACTCACGCGAGAAAGCGGTATTCCCGCTAGCATATGTGAAGGCGAACAAGTTTTGGCCTACGGTTTCTCGTATCGACTCCGCTTATGGAGACCGCAACCTAGTTTGCGCTTGCGAGCCGATGGAGAGTTATATGTAA